A genomic segment from Candidatus Methylomirabilota bacterium encodes:
- a CDS encoding DUF3341 domain-containing protein, which translates to MSGRAIGVVGHFDQLDRFLAAIHELRASGFDNLRVASPVPRHEIDEALGRRESPVRVFTLVGAIIGAIFGLGLTINTSLGYPHITGGKPIVSMPAFIVIAFELTILFGAIGTLLGLLVNARFPRLHIGPAFHPRFCQDQFGLFVFCAPNEIEPTLQILRKAGAAEVRQVEDGVEV; encoded by the coding sequence ATGAGTGGCCGAGCCATCGGCGTGGTGGGGCATTTCGATCAGCTCGATCGTTTTCTCGCAGCCATCCACGAGTTGCGCGCCTCAGGCTTCGATAACCTCCGGGTCGCGTCCCCTGTCCCCCGCCATGAGATCGATGAGGCGTTGGGTCGACGGGAGAGTCCGGTACGGGTGTTTACCCTCGTTGGTGCGATCATTGGCGCGATCTTCGGGCTGGGCTTGACTATCAACACCTCTCTCGGCTATCCGCACATCACTGGAGGCAAGCCGATCGTGTCGATGCCCGCGTTCATCGTCATCGCCTTCGAGCTGACCATTCTCTTCGGAGCAATCGGAACACTGCTGGGATTGTTGGTCAATGCCCGCTTCCCCCGACTACACATCGGGCCCGCGTTTCACCCTCGCTTCTGCCAGGATCAGTTCGGCCTCTTCGTCTTCTGTGCGCCGAACGAAATCGAGCCCACATTGCAGATCCTCCGCAAGGCTGGCGCAGCGGAGGTACGTCAGGTGGAAGACGGTGTTGAAGTCTAG
- a CDS encoding AbrB/MazE/SpoVT family DNA-binding domain-containing protein has translation MKTIVSEKGQVTIPKPLRDRLGIRPGQVLELWEEKGRLAGVKVSSEDPVASVYGILKLDRSTDELMRTLRGPADLQ, from the coding sequence ATGAAAACTATCGTGTCGGAAAAAGGGCAGGTGACCATTCCCAAACCGCTGCGGGATCGCTTGGGGATCCGACCGGGTCAGGTGCTGGAACTGTGGGAGGAAAAGGGGCGACTCGCTGGCGTCAAGGTGAGTTCGGAGGACCCGGTGGCGAGTGTCTACGGTATCCTCAAGCTGGACCGGTCGACGGATGAACTGATGCGGACCCTGCGCGGTCCAGCCGACCTACAGTGA
- a CDS encoding molybdopterin-dependent oxidoreductase: MDAQERLSRRQWVIAGAVGGFVGALLMTGLMFFWRFTLGTPLIPELMAEQLFALIPMGLFSFGIRLFGLKAKYLAFWGMVGLFVLIGACLGVVFTWLATYHRLKAHWRGGLLYGSLLWVLFGAVGSPLLGGGLFGADLEGGLLLSSSSLLILYWVYGAMLGLLAGRLLRHSSDTLTTAGSSVPPLDTSRRAFAKRLLTGILAAGTFSVLLPLLETLTARSRAFAQDLFQRLKGLPPDVTPNEKFYKISKNIFDPKVSVSRWSLELKGLVERPMKLTYSELKALPMKEQYDTLECISNEVGGDLISNARWKGILLGGLLARAGVKSSAKKVVFRAADGYSTAIPLVKAMHPDTILAIEMNGVPLPDDHGFPVRLINPGHYGMKNPKWITEIELTENDYKGYWESRGWSDEARVKTMSRIDTPVHGSKLSARGVDTGGIAFAGDRGIRQVEVSLDDGITWRKAMLKPALGAYTWVLWGLVGELPPAPGNVGTRHGSSLTLKVRATDGNGNTQTAQVTTVLPDGASGYHTIHVTLS, encoded by the coding sequence ATGGACGCACAGGAGCGGCTTTCGAGGCGGCAATGGGTAATAGCAGGAGCCGTCGGCGGCTTTGTCGGCGCTCTGCTGATGACCGGATTGATGTTCTTCTGGCGGTTTACCCTGGGAACCCCGCTGATCCCGGAACTGATGGCCGAACAGCTCTTCGCGCTGATACCGATGGGCCTGTTCTCGTTCGGCATCAGGCTGTTCGGGCTGAAGGCGAAGTATCTCGCCTTCTGGGGGATGGTGGGCCTGTTTGTTCTGATCGGCGCGTGCCTTGGCGTGGTATTCACGTGGCTGGCGACGTATCACCGGCTGAAGGCTCACTGGCGTGGCGGACTTCTCTACGGGAGCCTGCTGTGGGTGCTGTTCGGTGCAGTTGGCTCCCCGCTCCTGGGAGGAGGTCTATTCGGAGCCGACCTCGAAGGCGGTCTCTTGCTGTCCTCCAGCTCTCTTCTGATCCTCTATTGGGTGTATGGCGCGATGTTGGGCCTACTGGCAGGTCGGCTTCTGCGACACTCAAGCGATACCCTCACGACGGCCGGCTCCTCTGTCCCGCCGCTCGACACGTCACGGCGGGCCTTCGCCAAGCGACTGCTGACCGGTATCTTGGCGGCTGGGACCTTCTCGGTTCTCTTGCCTCTCCTCGAGACTCTCACGGCGCGAAGTCGCGCCTTCGCCCAGGATCTGTTCCAGCGGCTCAAGGGCCTGCCGCCCGACGTGACGCCCAATGAGAAGTTCTACAAGATCTCGAAGAACATCTTCGATCCCAAGGTGAGCGTCTCACGTTGGAGCCTGGAACTGAAGGGCCTCGTGGAGCGACCGATGAAATTGACCTACAGCGAGTTGAAGGCCCTCCCCATGAAAGAGCAGTACGACACGCTGGAGTGCATCAGCAACGAGGTCGGCGGCGACCTGATCAGCAACGCCCGCTGGAAAGGGATTCTATTGGGAGGGCTGTTGGCCAGGGCCGGCGTGAAATCAAGCGCAAAAAAGGTCGTCTTTCGCGCCGCGGACGGCTACTCGACGGCCATCCCGCTGGTGAAGGCGATGCACCCCGATACGATCCTGGCCATCGAGATGAACGGGGTTCCATTGCCTGACGACCATGGCTTTCCCGTCCGCCTCATCAATCCGGGACACTATGGGATGAAGAACCCCAAGTGGATTACCGAGATCGAGCTGACCGAAAACGATTATAAGGGCTACTGGGAGAGCCGCGGCTGGTCCGACGAGGCGAGGGTGAAAACGATGTCCCGGATTGACACGCCCGTTCATGGGTCGAAACTCTCCGCACGTGGGGTGGACACGGGTGGCATCGCCTTCGCCGGCGACCGGGGCATCCGCCAGGTAGAGGTAAGCCTTGACGACGGGATCACCTGGCGAAAGGCCATGCTGAAACCGGCTCTCGGCGCCTACACCTGGGTCCTCTGGGGGCTCGTAGGGGAGCTGCCCCCTGCGCCTGGGAACGTAGGGACGAGGCACGGCTCCTCCCTCACCCTGAAGGTCCGGGCGACCGATGGCAACGGCAACACCCAGACAGCCCAGGTCACCACGGTTTTGCCGGATGGCGCCTCAGGGTATCATACGATTCACGTGACACTGTCCTGA
- a CDS encoding cytochrome c has product MKSRRVSLMVAVFLAIWVGSAHGFPWSRDMKDQPSIKSQEAPRRPPAGTIPRDGWERPMTREEMGKSLTNPVPFTRQSVDNGKRLFEIYCALCHGANGKGMGPVAIKFIPPPDLTLPFFQQKADGFIYGTIRNGGAIMPAYGAVLAPKERWEIVNFLRSLQRQ; this is encoded by the coding sequence TTGAAGTCTAGACGTGTCAGTTTGATGGTAGCCGTCTTCCTCGCGATCTGGGTCGGCTCGGCTCATGGTTTCCCATGGAGCAGAGACATGAAGGACCAGCCCTCGATCAAGTCGCAAGAGGCGCCTAGACGCCCTCCGGCTGGAACGATCCCACGAGACGGGTGGGAGCGTCCGATGACTCGCGAGGAGATGGGAAAGAGCCTTACCAATCCGGTGCCGTTCACGCGGCAATCCGTCGACAACGGCAAGCGCCTGTTCGAGATCTATTGCGCGCTCTGCCATGGAGCTAATGGAAAGGGGATGGGCCCCGTCGCCATCAAGTTTATTCCTCCACCGGACCTGACCCTCCCGTTCTTTCAACAGAAGGCTGACGGCTTCATCTATGGAACGATCCGAAATGGCGGCGCGATTATGCCTGCGTACGGCGCGGTTCTCGCCCCCAAGGAGCGGTGGGAGATCGTGAACTTCCTCAGGAGCTTGCAGCGACAATGA
- a CDS encoding TIGR04282 family arsenosugar biosynthesis glycosyltransferase produces the protein MRQYALAVMARAPEPGQVKTRLVPPLSDTSAAELYRCLLLDKLQQVAGLPGIDPYLAYTPIEARQSMLPLLPETFTLIPQAGSTLGDRLHRLSAILLERGHPAAILIDSDSPTLPTPYLLDAIARLQSGTTDLVLGPAEDGGYYLIGLKRPCRALFDDIPWSGPTVFNETLHRAATLRLQVATLPSWFDVDTPDDLTRLRCDLATTGTTVAPYTRYFLFGEQEG, from the coding sequence ATGCGACAATACGCTCTCGCGGTGATGGCCAGGGCGCCGGAACCGGGCCAGGTCAAGACGCGTCTCGTCCCGCCATTAAGTGATACGAGCGCGGCGGAACTGTATCGGTGTCTCCTGCTGGATAAGCTGCAGCAGGTGGCCGGGCTCCCGGGTATCGATCCGTACCTGGCCTACACTCCTATCGAGGCCAGACAGTCGATGCTCCCACTGTTGCCGGAGACCTTTACGCTGATTCCGCAAGCCGGTTCAACTCTTGGAGACCGGCTTCACCGGCTATCGGCGATCCTCCTGGAGCGAGGCCACCCGGCGGCCATCCTCATCGACAGCGACAGCCCGACCCTGCCCACGCCCTACCTGCTGGATGCGATCGCGCGACTTCAGAGCGGGACCACAGACCTCGTGCTCGGCCCGGCAGAAGACGGAGGCTATTACCTCATCGGGCTCAAGCGCCCCTGCCGCGCACTCTTCGATGACATCCCGTGGAGCGGCCCCACGGTTTTCAACGAGACACTCCACCGCGCTGCAACACTACGATTACAGGTTGCAACGCTGCCGTCCTGGTTCGATGTGGATACGCCGGACGACCTGACCAGGCTTCGGTGCGACCTGGCGACTACCGGAACCACTGTGGCGCCCTATACCCGGTACTTCTTGTTCGGTGAGCAGGAAGGCTGA
- a CDS encoding ATP-binding protein: protein MIRRLVIDQLRERLTRYPAVAMIGPRQSGKTTLAKSLGGVYFDLEQHSERLRLDLDWDRITAGKDLIVLDEVQSWPDVFARLRGAIDLDRARMGRFLLLGSVSPALMIHVSESLAGRLSLVELTPFLLSELSTNASRERRWLCGGYPDGGVLEPARYPRWQMDYLSLLSQRDLPTWGLPAKPQTTDRLLRMLAALHGQIWNASQVGQSLGLSYHTVNGYLEYLTGAFLIRRLPSYHANIRKRLIKSPKVYWRDCGLLHALLNVPDGRALLTQPWVGASWEGFVIEQVLGELSARGRQADAYYFRTSDQYELDLVLDFGNELWAVEVKLTSTPTIEDMTRLDRTADMIRASHRFLVSQTGRSSGDERRVSCNLPTFLQYVQRNTSRKMRTRSH, encoded by the coding sequence ATGATCCGGCGATTGGTTATAGACCAGCTACGAGAACGACTGACACGCTACCCAGCCGTGGCCATGATCGGACCGCGTCAGAGCGGAAAGACCACCCTGGCAAAATCCCTCGGTGGAGTCTATTTCGACCTTGAACAGCACTCCGAGCGTCTCCGCCTGGACCTCGACTGGGACCGCATCACGGCCGGAAAGGACCTGATCGTCCTGGACGAGGTCCAATCCTGGCCTGACGTCTTTGCGCGCCTGAGAGGGGCCATCGACCTGGATCGCGCGCGCATGGGTCGTTTCTTGCTTCTAGGCTCCGTGTCGCCTGCGCTGATGATCCACGTGTCGGAGTCCCTGGCGGGGCGCCTGTCGTTGGTCGAGTTGACGCCGTTTCTACTGTCCGAACTCTCAACGAACGCATCGCGTGAGCGGCGGTGGTTGTGCGGGGGCTACCCCGATGGTGGCGTGTTGGAACCCGCCCGATATCCGCGATGGCAAATGGACTACCTCTCGCTCCTGAGTCAGCGCGACCTTCCGACCTGGGGTCTACCCGCCAAGCCGCAGACAACGGATCGGCTTCTGCGCATGCTAGCCGCGCTGCACGGCCAGATCTGGAACGCCTCGCAAGTTGGGCAAAGCTTAGGGCTCTCGTACCATACCGTCAATGGTTACCTCGAGTATCTTACCGGGGCTTTCCTGATCAGACGATTGCCCTCCTATCACGCCAATATCCGGAAGCGACTGATCAAGAGTCCCAAGGTCTACTGGCGCGATTGTGGCCTGCTCCACGCGTTATTGAACGTGCCCGACGGGCGCGCATTACTCACGCAACCGTGGGTGGGCGCCAGTTGGGAAGGCTTCGTGATTGAACAAGTACTGGGCGAACTGTCGGCGCGGGGACGACAGGCCGACGCCTACTACTTCCGAACAAGCGATCAGTACGAGCTAGACCTAGTGCTGGATTTCGGGAACGAATTGTGGGCCGTCGAGGTCAAGCTGACCTCCACACCTACGATAGAGGATATGACACGCCTGGACAGGACCGCCGATATGATCAGGGCATCACACCGCTTCCTGGTCTCACAGACCGGTCGATCAAGTGGTGACGAACGTCGCGTCTCCTGTAACCTACCGACCTTCCTTCAGTACGTGCAGAGGAATACGAGTCGCAAGATGCGAACGCGCTCTCATTGA
- a CDS encoding type II toxin-antitoxin system VapC family toxin: MITAVDTNVLLDLFGADPVFGPRSQQALRSSLAEGRLIACEVVWTEVASFFPSPKAAREAMGRLGVEFSPVAVETALAAGQVWKVHRSRGGKRARVVADFLIGAHAQLQAERLLTRDRGFYRTYFSRLRLLDPVRS; this comes from the coding sequence GTGATCACAGCGGTCGATACCAACGTCTTACTGGATCTGTTTGGCGCAGATCCGGTATTTGGACCGCGATCGCAGCAGGCGCTTCGATCCTCACTGGCCGAGGGTCGCCTTATCGCGTGTGAGGTGGTCTGGACCGAGGTCGCCAGTTTCTTCCCGTCGCCCAAAGCCGCGCGGGAGGCGATGGGACGTCTTGGCGTTGAATTCAGCCCCGTCGCAGTGGAAACGGCCCTAGCGGCCGGTCAGGTCTGGAAGGTGCATCGCAGTCGTGGCGGGAAACGAGCCCGTGTGGTCGCAGATTTCTTGATCGGCGCTCATGCTCAGTTACAGGCCGAGCGCTTGCTCACTCGGGATCGCGGGTTCTATCGAACCTATTTTTCCCGCCTTCGGCTTCTTGACCCGGTCAGGTCGTAA
- the nrfD gene encoding polysulfide reductase NrfD: MADYKLSYSRVDQDLLKTMEAPGRTWYILLTVAIALVALGGFAFSRQIRYGMGVWGLTHPTMWAIDITNFVFWVGIAHSGTLISAILFLFRVRWRASIYRAAEAVTVFALMTAALFPIIHLGRPWYVYWLLPYPQVGGLWPNFRSPLIWDVFAVLTYMLVSMVFFFTGLVPDLAVVRDQSRGWRRRLYGFLAQGWQGTDRQWRHYTSAYLFLAALATPLVISVHSVVSWDFAMSMVPGWHSTIFAPYFVAGAIHSGLAMVITLLILLRRTFRLDAYLTQTHLENLAKLIVLTGLIVGYSYATEYFIAWYSANTFEWETFRYRALGDYAWGFWIMIVFNSLVPLLFFVKKIRTSTPWLLTISLLINVGMWLERFIIIVTSLARDYDPYTWGLYRPTWVDLSITAGSFGWFFLWFLLFAKLLPVVSIVEVKEQLPPPVMEEAGSRRPEAGKGEEAIR; encoded by the coding sequence ATGGCCGACTACAAGCTCAGCTATAGCAGAGTCGATCAGGATCTACTGAAGACGATGGAGGCGCCGGGGCGAACCTGGTACATCCTCCTGACTGTCGCCATCGCATTGGTGGCGCTGGGCGGCTTCGCCTTTAGCCGCCAGATCCGGTATGGGATGGGGGTCTGGGGCCTCACGCACCCGACGATGTGGGCGATCGACATCACCAACTTCGTCTTCTGGGTCGGCATCGCCCACTCCGGGACGCTCATCTCGGCCATCCTGTTTCTCTTCCGGGTCCGTTGGCGGGCCTCAATCTACAGGGCAGCGGAAGCGGTGACGGTCTTTGCATTGATGACCGCGGCCCTCTTTCCGATCATTCACCTGGGACGTCCATGGTACGTTTACTGGCTGCTGCCTTACCCGCAAGTGGGTGGGCTGTGGCCCAACTTCCGTTCTCCGCTCATTTGGGACGTCTTCGCCGTTCTCACCTACATGCTGGTCAGTATGGTCTTTTTCTTCACCGGCCTGGTTCCTGACCTGGCGGTCGTTCGGGACCAGTCGCGCGGCTGGCGTCGCCGCCTGTATGGCTTCCTGGCCCAAGGCTGGCAGGGAACCGACCGCCAGTGGCGGCATTACACCAGCGCCTACCTGTTCCTGGCCGCCCTGGCTACACCCCTTGTCATCTCGGTCCACAGCGTCGTCTCGTGGGACTTCGCCATGTCGATGGTCCCCGGCTGGCACTCGACCATCTTCGCGCCGTACTTCGTGGCAGGCGCAATCCATTCAGGTCTCGCGATGGTGATCACCCTCCTGATCCTGCTCCGGCGGACCTTCCGCCTCGACGCCTACCTCACGCAGACCCACCTGGAGAATCTGGCGAAGCTCATCGTCCTGACCGGCCTCATTGTCGGCTACTCCTATGCGACCGAGTATTTCATCGCCTGGTACAGCGCCAACACATTCGAGTGGGAGACCTTCCGATACCGGGCGCTGGGCGATTACGCCTGGGGCTTCTGGATCATGATCGTCTTCAACTCCTTGGTCCCCCTCCTCTTCTTCGTAAAGAAGATCAGGACGAGCACCCCGTGGCTGCTTACGATCTCGCTCCTCATCAACGTGGGGATGTGGCTCGAACGATTCATCATCATCGTAACCTCGCTGGCGCGCGACTACGATCCGTACACCTGGGGCCTCTACCGACCGACCTGGGTCGACCTTAGCATCACGGCAGGGAGCTTCGGGTGGTTCTTCCTCTGGTTTCTCCTGTTTGCGAAACTACTGCCGGTCGTTTCCATCGTGGAGGTGAAGGAGCAGCTTCCGCCGCCTGTGATGGAGGAGGCAGGAAGCCGGAGGCCGGAAGCAGGAAAAGGGGAGGAGGCCATCCGATGA
- a CDS encoding HAD-IA family hydrolase yields MALKAVIFDAGNTVMLINYSVVVEALAAEGCNVDEAAVRGAEYRARVRLDSVLARRNSTEAPHIFQTYMRFVCDGIGVPWGAAAEQALRRLAEYHREHNLWNRPDPQAHAVLQALRGRGLTLGMISNSNGWVERLVTESGLRPYFHFVLDSRLIGVEKPDPRIFQIALDQVGISPAEALYIGDLYSIDVVGSRAAGMRAILLDPAGLWDHVDCPKARDLSEAADLVLMQHS; encoded by the coding sequence ATGGCGCTGAAGGCTGTGATCTTCGATGCCGGCAATACCGTGATGCTGATCAACTACAGCGTGGTGGTTGAGGCGCTGGCGGCTGAAGGCTGTAATGTCGATGAGGCGGCAGTGCGAGGGGCGGAGTACCGCGCTCGGGTGCGTCTCGATTCGGTCCTGGCCAGGCGCAACTCCACCGAAGCGCCGCATATCTTTCAAACGTACATGCGCTTTGTCTGCGATGGCATCGGTGTACCGTGGGGAGCGGCCGCTGAGCAGGCTCTACGTCGGCTTGCCGAATACCATCGGGAGCATAACCTCTGGAACCGGCCCGATCCTCAAGCCCATGCTGTCCTTCAGGCGCTGCGTGGTCGCGGCCTCACGCTCGGCATGATCTCGAATTCGAACGGTTGGGTCGAGCGGCTTGTGACGGAGAGCGGGCTGCGCCCGTATTTTCATTTCGTACTGGATTCGCGGCTGATTGGGGTGGAAAAGCCCGATCCCAGGATCTTTCAGATCGCGCTGGACCAGGTCGGAATCAGTCCGGCCGAGGCCCTGTACATCGGCGACCTGTACTCCATCGATGTCGTCGGATCGAGAGCGGCGGGGATGCGCGCGATCCTGCTTGATCCTGCCGGCCTGTGGGACCATGTGGACTGCCCCAAGGCGCGCGATCTATCGGAAGCCGCCGACCTGGTCCTGATGCAGCATTCGTAA